GCCTCCAAATGTTTCTTTAGACCAGCCGCTCAATGCAGGTGCTTCATCGTTGATAAAAATCCCCCTGTATTTTACAGCAGGTTCACCATCACTATATATTCCTTTTACGAAATAGATATTTTCTTTTTGCGCAACAGGTACATCAGCCCAGTAATACCATGGAGAAATACCAATTTGTCGGGACAATTCATAGATTCCGTAAATTGTTCCGCGTTTATCACTACCTGCAATTACAAGAGCTTCTTCCACTCCGCTGAACGGATTTTTAACGCTTTGAATAACGAATTTTTCATTTTTACCTTTAAGGAGCTTTCCATCAATTTTTTTCTGTTTTACTAAGTCATCAATGACAGAATTGGTACCAATTACCCCAATTATGATCAGTGGCGAAGACCAATTTGGATTCTGATTAAAAATCGTTGGCTTCTGACCTGTTACTTTTTCAAAATCTGACTGAAGATTGCTTACTGCACGCCCGATACCAGGATCTGTTCCGGTATTGACAAAAAAAGAAAGAGAGGTTGATTTCTCTTTCAGAACAAGAACATCACTGCCTTTTTTATCTGTTATAAAAGACTGAGCCTTTGATTTGCCCGATATACAGATGGTAAACAGTGTTATGATAAATATTGAAAATCTTTTCATTGTATTTTTATTAAAATCAATTATAAAAATTACTTTTTCTATTTGAACAACAGAGGCGCAAACATAAATAAGTCGTGCCTCCATACTGGCCAGCTATGCCCTCCAGGGTATTCACTGTATTTATATTTGATTCCAATCTGATCAAACCTGCTTAGCATTATTTTACAATTTTCAAAAGCAATATCTTCTTTACCTCCTATCGACACCCAAAATTCTTTAATATTAGAATTAATAGCGGCGGTATTGCTTTTCATAAATTCATACTGAGGTTCTGACCATGTCTGGTTATTAGCCCACCAGCCCGAGCTAAATACACCTATATAGGAAAACATATCTGAGTTTTTAACCCCTGTATAAAGAGTCTGTAATCCGCCCATTGATAATCCGGCCAAAGCTCTGTTTTTAGCATCAGCTGCTACTCTAAAATTACTTTCTACAAATGGTATTACTCCAGATTTCAATTCATTTTCAAAAGCTTTTAGGGAATTTTCATTAAAGCCTTCATTCCCTCCCATATTGCCATCAATCATAGCTATTACCATTGGTTTTGCTTTATTCTCAGCTATCAGATTGTCTAAAATCAAATTAGCTTTGCCCTGAGTGGCCCATCCTCTCTGATCTTCACCTCCGCCGTGCAATAAATATAAAACAGGAAATTTTTCTGAAGCATTTTCATAACCCGGCGGTGTATAAACATACATTTCACGCCATGAATTAGTTCCTTTTGAAAAATATTTCTTAATCCTGATATCACCATGTGGAATGTCTTTTAAAGCATAAAACTCCCCTTCTTTATTCGGGATTTCAATTCCGCTTGCCATACGTCCCATACCATAAAAACTTTCGCTTGACGGATCAGCAACAGCAACACCATCAATAAGCAGGGAATAATAATTAAATCCTTTATTAACGACATCAGTAGTTACATTCCATGTTCCTTCTTCATCTTTTATCAGGTCATATTTTTTCCCTAAATCAATTTGCACTTTTGTGGCTTGTGGTGCTTTGACTTTAAAAACTACCCGGTTATCCGGCAATATTTGAGGATATTTAGCATTGCGGATATTCGTTTCTGCCGGTGTTCCTAAAACAGTATATTTTGCAAAATTTGAAGCATCTACGGGTTTGAACAAAAATTGTGAGAACATATACAGACCGTTTTTCCATACTTTAAAATCATGAACTCCCGGTTCTATATAGTACACATGCGGAACATAATTTTTATATAAATAATCGTGGGTGCGTTTGCTGTTACTAATAAGCCAGTCGTTATCTCCACAGGAAATCCAGAGCAATTTTAATTTCTTTTTTGCTTCTTCAGGATCAGGAAGAAGCTCTTTGGGGATTTTGGTATTTGGAGCTGCAGAAAATGCGCCAACCCATGCAAATTTATCTAAATTACCTAATCCGAAATTCAGTGATTGTCCGCCTCCCATTGACAATCCTGCAATAGCGCGATGTTCTCTATCTTTGAGAACCGTATATTTTTTTTCAATAAACGGAATTAAATCATTCAATAAGTCTTTTTCGAAAGTAGAAAATGCCTGTACTTTATCAGGAGCCATTATATTGCCATTGGCACTATCATCTTTCATGGCTCTTCCGTTTGGCATCACTACTATCATAGGTTCTATTGTACCTTCTGCGTAAAGGTTATCGAGAATAATCTGCGGATTCCCGCCGTTAAGCCACTCTTTTTCATCGCCTCCTATTCCGTGCAAAAGATATAATACAGGATATTTTTTCTTTTTATTGAATCCGGGTGGTGTATAAACGGTAGCTTTTCGGATTGAACCCACAGTTTTAGATTCATAAGTAATGGTCTCTATTTTTCCGGCTGGTATGTCTGCATTTAACTGATCAAAGCCAACAGGAGCCTGTATTCTTAAAGAAATACCTTTATCAGAGAATTGATATCCCAACAAAGAAAGCATTTTCTGAGCATAGCGTTTTCCTAATTCTCTGTAACCAGAAGCATTAAAATGTAAAAAATCGGGTTCTACTGTACAACCTTTAGATGAAATTACATAAGAATTCGATATTGTTTTTGGCAGTGTTGCAATAATTTTATTCATGCTTCCACATTTACCATTCTGGTCTTCATTTACCGTCTCACCAGAAAGAAGCGGCACTTTTTTCGGATCCAGATTCAGATCTTTCATTAAATTATCATAGACAATTTTTACTTTTTTAGGCCAAAGTGTATCACCGGTGTTAGATTCTCCCTGATGCAGTAAAATACCTTTAATAACTCCTTTTTTTTGTGCAATTTTTGCCATCTCAACTAGCCTCGCATACGGATTTCCGTCGTATTCCTTAATCATACCCTTCATCCATTCAGGCGCTGTTGCTATATATTCTGCCGATTTATCTTTATCAAAAAGCTCAATTTTACAACCTCCAACTGCTACATTGATAACGCCTACTTTTACTTTTTTAGGAAGATTAGCAATTAGGTTTCTTCCAAAATAATCAACAGGCGTTAGCCCGGTATTACATCGGCATAAAGGCGGGACTGCGGTATACCAGTTTCCCATTTTACGTCCTGTCTCCGGGCAGCTTACCGCTGCCAAGACCTGAAACCTGTCATCAATTCCTACTTTGTCCTGAGCTTCTATTTTAGCATATCCTTCCATATTAGACTGGCCAAAACTTAAATAAACATGAAAATCAGGATCCTGAGAGTATCCTCTTTGTGCTATTGAAAAAAGGATAGCAAATGCGAAAAATTTAGTTATTAATTTCATACAGCTATTTTTATTATCAAAAATCATTAAAATCTTATTTAAATAAATCCAGATCGACTGCTTCTCCCATCCTAAGATAACCTGATTCGTTTGGATGCAAAAAGTCGCCGTCATGCATATCTGATAAAATAGTTTTGGAGCCCATTCCTGAAGCCATTTCTTTATCAAAATCAATTACAGCATCAAAGGCATTACTGTTTCGAATCCATTCGTTTACAATATCTCTTGCTTCCTGTCTGTGAGGGGCGTCATAAAACGATTTCTGAAAAGGTAAAATAGTACATCCATATACTTTTATTCCTTTGGCATGTGCTTTATCAATCATGACTTTATAAGCTTCGATCAGTTCCTGAGCTTTAAGAGGAGCATCTTCAGGATTTTTAATTCCTCCAATATCATTTACGCCTTCAAGAATCATTAACCATTTTGTGCCTTTTTGAGATAATACATCCCTGTCAAAACGATTCAGCGCTGTTGGCCCTAATCCGCCTTTAACCACACAATTTCCTCCTATTCCTAAATTCAAAACCCCTATGTGGTCTGTTTTTTTATTGGCCAGTAATCTGGCAGATAAAATGTCCGTCCATCTGTTTTGTTTGTTTGTTCCTGATCCGCGCCCATCAGTAATAGAATTTCCAAGACATACAATATTGGCACAGCTATCATTATTGACATCTATTCCCATAATAGAGTACCAGTGATCCGTTTTTATGGCACCTGAAAAAGCTGCATTGGCAATGTTATCACCCTGTAAAATATAAGAAGTTGTCCTGGAGCCCGGATGGCCTGATGTTTTATGGGATGCAGCTCCATAATGAATGGTAATGGCTAAAAGCTGTCCCGGTTTTAAATCAAAATCAAAGGCATCTGAAAAAACTTCCTGTTCGGGATTCATTGTTATTTCAGGATTTCCGTTGAAACTTAATATTTTTTGCGTTGTCGGATCAATCTCAGGAGCAGTAACCACATTTGCAACACTTACCGATTTTAAAACAGTTGGCTGATCACTAAATATATTAGAGAAACGCATACGCAGCTGCTTTCCTCCTATTGAAACCCTTATAATCTGTCGAATCGTATTCTCTGCGAGACCCGGTTCCGGGGGCATGTTATTAGGCTCTACCAGCATTTGCGCTGTTGCCCATGTACCTACCCAATTTTTATCTGTTCTTTGTGTACTGACTTGACTAGATTTACAACTAACAATAAAAATGAGCAGATTTAATAAGGCCAGAATCGATATTATTTGTCTTTTTTTCATGGTTTATCAGTTTACATTATTACCAAATTTGAAAAATTTCAAAATAGTGTATATAAAGTTATCGTATTGATTATATTTTTTTGATTACCTGTTATGAATCACAGAAAATCTTTATTTAGATGAAATTGCATAATAATTTTATTGAAATTACACTAAATACAGATTTCTATATTATTTACAAGTAGTATTTGAAAACGGCTAATTAATGATAACTTCTGTTAATTCAAATCTGAATCATTTGCGTGACTGACTAAATGCAACTACCAATCATTCAGAATTTAAAAGCCGAGGGAATTACCCCCCGGCTTATAACTTTTAAAACTTAGAACTAATTATGAGAAGGTATTCAGTAGACTTACACTAAAATAATTATTTCTATATTCATATATTAAAAACATTAATTGTAACCTGGATTCTGGTATTTAGCTTTTTCTTCAGCAGTCATCTCCATACCATCTAACTGACCTTGCGGAATTGGTCGTAAATAATGATACTTTTCGATTGTTCTGGTAACAACTACCGGAGTATGATCACCAACAGCTATTCCACCTATTGTATATTTACCTGCAAGCTCATTCCATTTTTGAGTTCTCACTAAATCATACCAACGATATCCTTCACCAAAATATTCACGGGAACGTTCAGCTAAAATATAATTGATGTCAATTACAGCAGGCGTTGTACTTGTTAACAAAGCACTATTATCCGCAGTTTTTGCAACCCTTCCATTATTATCCCAACGCCATTTACCAGCACGGGCACGAATTACATTTATAAGATCTCTTGCAGTCATACTACCTGTTGCACCTTTTACTGCAGCTTCCGCAGCAACAAAATAAAATTCAGAAAATTTAGCAATAGGGAATGGTCTTGTGCTGCCTGCATTTGGCTGTCCTAATCCTCCATTATTATCAGTACGGTATGGTCCTAATTTCCAGAAGCCAGGGAATGTTCTTCTACTTATCCCTTTTGGCGAAATCACATAATCAGCTCTTCCGGGTAAAACTCCTGCGCCAACATTGCTTGGAGATGTTGCAGAATAAGTAATTGGCGTTGCAGGCTCATCATTAAGGAAAGTTAAAATTGCCTCACCTGGGTGAACTGGTAAACCATTAGCATTATTAAGCGTTCCTAAATCTGTTAGACCTGTTCCGCTTAAGTTCCAGTTTCCACGATATACAGTAGAAAAAGTTCCATCATATCTTGAATCATTTGTCTTATCAGCAAAAGTATTAGTAAATACTTCAATAGGTGGTGCCATCCTTACCCAAGGGCGGCCTAAGAATTGGTCAGCTGCACGTTGTACACTCGAAACTGATTTTGCATCTGCTGGATTTGTACTTCTGATAGACGTATAATCCCATGTTACCATCCAACCTGCAAAATTATCCGGTGAACCTCCACTACCGCTTGTAAGACTTCCTCCATTATAATATTCACTTGCCTGAGTATGGTCTGCATAAAGCATAACTTCTTTATTGCGATCGTTTGACCCTAAGTTTACATCATAATAATATGGCAGTAACTGATACGTTGTTCCTGCACCATTAATACCTGCTAATGATATATTATATGCCTGCTGAAAATACCATTGAGCATCATGTCCATCTGGATCTACTCTTGGTGTTTCAGGATAAGTAGGAATATCATTTGGGTTTTGTAGCCACCATCCATAAGTAAGGTAAGCTTTGGCTAATATCAAACGCGCCACGGTCTTTGTTACAGTTCCTGTTAATCTTGGAGCATCAGGTAATTCATTTATAGCAGCCACAAGATCAGGAAAGATAGCTCTGGTGTAAACTTCAGTTACTGTATTTCGCTTTGAATATCTTGAAGGTTTGCTATTAAATTTCAATTCTCCTGCTCCTAAATCTAAAGGTACGCCTCCAAAGTTCTGCACCAATAAAAAATAATCAAAAGCCCTAAAAAATTTAGACTCAGCTATTAAACTGCTTGCAACACCTACTGCTGCACCATTTTCAATAATTCCACTTGCTGTATTAATATCACTATAAGAATTGTTCCAAACTACATCAGCTCTGCTTGAACTAGGAGTTATAACACCTACACCTGACAAATCATGATCTTTGAAATTTCCATCAGCTTGTTGTCCATATGTATGTTCATCAGTACCTGTCTGAACAGAATTGTAATAATATGCCTGACCGTATATCCATCGTAAGTGTGCATAATGTGAAGTTAAACCTTGTAATACACCAGATTCTGTCTTAAAATAACCTGGTTCGTAAAAATCATGTGGTTTTTCTTCCAGAATATCAGAGCAGCCTGTAAAAGAGAACAAAACTACTGATCCTATAATTAAATTTTTAAAAATATATCGTTTCATGGTTGTTCCTGATTAAAATGTTAAATTAAGTCCAAATAAATAATTTCTGGTAGTAGGTGTATTGGTTCCAATAACCAAAAATCTACGTTGGTAAGAAGCTACAGCCTGATTTTCGTCTCCAAATGAATTTGTTTCAGGATCCATACCAGACATTTTATGGTAAGGAGAGAAAAATACAAAAGGATTTTGAGCCGTAACATAAAGTCTAAGCCTTTCAATACCTAAATCTCTCATAAACTGCTGATCTAATGTGTACCCTAGTGTTAATGCTCTGATTTTTACATACGATGCATCAAAATAACTCATAGTTGACATATATTTTGGGTTATCACCACTTCTTAACCCTTTTGGGTTAGGATATTCTGCATCTCTATTATCCGGTGTCCAGTAATCAACATCTACATTACTTCTTCTGCCATTAAGAAGGTTAAGGTAACTAGCTCCTCCATATAAAGTACTTACTAGTACACCTCCACTTTTAAATGCTCCAACAGCAGAAAAATCAAAACCTTTATAGCTTAAGTTAGTATTAAAACCTCCCTGAAAGTCTGGATCGGTTTCAATTATTTGCCTGTCACTTGCATTGATTGCACGAGTCGGCGAACCATCTGGATTGTAAGTTCCATTATACTTAACCTGAATAGATCCTACAACAGTTCCCGGGTCATTAATGCCGTATTTCTGGTTTGGCTCCAATATTGACATATATGGATCTCCCTCTTT
The Flavobacterium flavigenum genome window above contains:
- a CDS encoding alpha/beta hydrolase-fold protein, which codes for MKLITKFFAFAILFSIAQRGYSQDPDFHVYLSFGQSNMEGYAKIEAQDKVGIDDRFQVLAAVSCPETGRKMGNWYTAVPPLCRCNTGLTPVDYFGRNLIANLPKKVKVGVINVAVGGCKIELFDKDKSAEYIATAPEWMKGMIKEYDGNPYARLVEMAKIAQKKGVIKGILLHQGESNTGDTLWPKKVKIVYDNLMKDLNLDPKKVPLLSGETVNEDQNGKCGSMNKIIATLPKTISNSYVISSKGCTVEPDFLHFNASGYRELGKRYAQKMLSLLGYQFSDKGISLRIQAPVGFDQLNADIPAGKIETITYESKTVGSIRKATVYTPPGFNKKKKYPVLYLLHGIGGDEKEWLNGGNPQIILDNLYAEGTIEPMIVVMPNGRAMKDDSANGNIMAPDKVQAFSTFEKDLLNDLIPFIEKKYTVLKDREHRAIAGLSMGGGQSLNFGLGNLDKFAWVGAFSAAPNTKIPKELLPDPEEAKKKLKLLWISCGDNDWLISNSKRTHDYLYKNYVPHVYYIEPGVHDFKVWKNGLYMFSQFLFKPVDASNFAKYTVLGTPAETNIRNAKYPQILPDNRVVFKVKAPQATKVQIDLGKKYDLIKDEEGTWNVTTDVVNKGFNYYSLLIDGVAVADPSSESFYGMGRMASGIEIPNKEGEFYALKDIPHGDIRIKKYFSKGTNSWREMYVYTPPGYENASEKFPVLYLLHGGGEDQRGWATQGKANLILDNLIAENKAKPMVIAMIDGNMGGNEGFNENSLKAFENELKSGVIPFVESNFRVAADAKNRALAGLSMGGLQTLYTGVKNSDMFSYIGVFSSGWWANNQTWSEPQYEFMKSNTAAINSNIKEFWVSIGGKEDIAFENCKIMLSRFDQIGIKYKYSEYPGGHSWPVWRHDLFMFAPLLFK
- a CDS encoding SGNH/GDSL hydrolase family protein, producing the protein MKKRQIISILALLNLLIFIVSCKSSQVSTQRTDKNWVGTWATAQMLVEPNNMPPEPGLAENTIRQIIRVSIGGKQLRMRFSNIFSDQPTVLKSVSVANVVTAPEIDPTTQKILSFNGNPEITMNPEQEVFSDAFDFDLKPGQLLAITIHYGAASHKTSGHPGSRTTSYILQGDNIANAAFSGAIKTDHWYSIMGIDVNNDSCANIVCLGNSITDGRGSGTNKQNRWTDILSARLLANKKTDHIGVLNLGIGGNCVVKGGLGPTALNRFDRDVLSQKGTKWLMILEGVNDIGGIKNPEDAPLKAQELIEAYKVMIDKAHAKGIKVYGCTILPFQKSFYDAPHRQEARDIVNEWIRNSNAFDAVIDFDKEMASGMGSKTILSDMHDGDFLHPNESGYLRMGEAVDLDLFK
- a CDS encoding RagB/SusD family nutrient uptake outer membrane protein, which codes for MKRYIFKNLIIGSVVLFSFTGCSDILEEKPHDFYEPGYFKTESGVLQGLTSHYAHLRWIYGQAYYYNSVQTGTDEHTYGQQADGNFKDHDLSGVGVITPSSSRADVVWNNSYSDINTASGIIENGAAVGVASSLIAESKFFRAFDYFLLVQNFGGVPLDLGAGELKFNSKPSRYSKRNTVTEVYTRAIFPDLVAAINELPDAPRLTGTVTKTVARLILAKAYLTYGWWLQNPNDIPTYPETPRVDPDGHDAQWYFQQAYNISLAGINGAGTTYQLLPYYYDVNLGSNDRNKEVMLYADHTQASEYYNGGSLTSGSGGSPDNFAGWMVTWDYTSIRSTNPADAKSVSSVQRAADQFLGRPWVRMAPPIEVFTNTFADKTNDSRYDGTFSTVYRGNWNLSGTGLTDLGTLNNANGLPVHPGEAILTFLNDEPATPITYSATSPSNVGAGVLPGRADYVISPKGISRRTFPGFWKLGPYRTDNNGGLGQPNAGSTRPFPIAKFSEFYFVAAEAAVKGATGSMTARDLINVIRARAGKWRWDNNGRVAKTADNSALLTSTTPAVIDINYILAERSREYFGEGYRWYDLVRTQKWNELAGKYTIGGIAVGDHTPVVVTRTIEKYHYLRPIPQGQLDGMEMTAEEKAKYQNPGYN